From a single Canis aureus isolate CA01 chromosome 5, VMU_Caureus_v.1.0, whole genome shotgun sequence genomic region:
- the NUDT5 gene encoding ADP-sugar pyrophosphatase isoform X1, whose amino-acid sequence MENREPADPSQNTKQSIISEELISEGKWVKLEKTTYMDPTGKIRTWETVKRTTRKGQSADGVAVIPVLQRTLHYECIVLVKQFRPPMGGYCLEFPAGLIDDNESPEAAALRELEEETGYKGDVAECSPAVCMDPGLTNCTTHIVTVTINGDDAENVRPKPKPGDGEFVEVISLPKNDLLKRLDALVAEEHLTVDARVYSYALALKHANTKPFEVPFLKF is encoded by the exons ATGGAAAACCGAGAACCAGCGGATCCTTCTCAAAATACCAAACAGTCTATTATCTCAGAGGAG TtaatttcagaaggaaaatgGGTCAAGCTTGAAAAAACAACATACATGGATCCTACTGGTAAAATAAG AACTTGGGAAACTGTGAAACGTACAACCAGGAAAGGACAGTCGGCTGATG GTGTGGCGGTCATCCCGGTGCTGCAGCGGACACTTCATTACGAGTGCATCGTTCTGGTGAAGCAGTTCCGACCACCGATGGGAGGCTATTGCCTAGAGTTCCCCGCAG GTCTCATCGATGACAATGAGAGCCCAGAAGCAGCTGCTCTTCGGGAGCTTGAGGAAGAAACTGGCTATAAAGGTGATGTCGCAGAGTGCTCTCCAG CTGTGTGTATGGATCCAGGCTTGACAAACTGTACCACACACATCGTGACAGTAACTATTAACGGAGATGATGCTGAAAATGTGAGACCTAAACCAAAGCCAG GAGACGGAG AATTTGTCGAAGTAATTTCCTTACCAAAGAATGACCTGCTGAAGAGACTTGATG CTCTGGTAGCTGAAGAACATCTGACAGTGGACGCCAGGGTCTACTCCTATGCTCTGGCACTGAAGCATGCAAACACGAAGCCGTTTGAAGTGCCTTTCCTGAAGTTTTAA
- the NUDT5 gene encoding ADP-sugar pyrophosphatase isoform X2 — protein MENREPADPSQNTKQSIISEELISEGKWVKLEKTTYMDPTGKIRTWETVKRTTRKGQSADGVAVIPVLQRTLHYECIVLVKQFRPPMGGYCLEFPAGLIDDNESPEAAALRELEEETGYKGDVAECSPAVCMDPGLTNCTTHIVTVTINGDDAENVRPKPKPEFVEVISLPKNDLLKRLDALVAEEHLTVDARVYSYALALKHANTKPFEVPFLKF, from the exons ATGGAAAACCGAGAACCAGCGGATCCTTCTCAAAATACCAAACAGTCTATTATCTCAGAGGAG TtaatttcagaaggaaaatgGGTCAAGCTTGAAAAAACAACATACATGGATCCTACTGGTAAAATAAG AACTTGGGAAACTGTGAAACGTACAACCAGGAAAGGACAGTCGGCTGATG GTGTGGCGGTCATCCCGGTGCTGCAGCGGACACTTCATTACGAGTGCATCGTTCTGGTGAAGCAGTTCCGACCACCGATGGGAGGCTATTGCCTAGAGTTCCCCGCAG GTCTCATCGATGACAATGAGAGCCCAGAAGCAGCTGCTCTTCGGGAGCTTGAGGAAGAAACTGGCTATAAAGGTGATGTCGCAGAGTGCTCTCCAG CTGTGTGTATGGATCCAGGCTTGACAAACTGTACCACACACATCGTGACAGTAACTATTAACGGAGATGATGCTGAAAATGTGAGACCTAAACCAAAGCCAG AATTTGTCGAAGTAATTTCCTTACCAAAGAATGACCTGCTGAAGAGACTTGATG CTCTGGTAGCTGAAGAACATCTGACAGTGGACGCCAGGGTCTACTCCTATGCTCTGGCACTGAAGCATGCAAACACGAAGCCGTTTGAAGTGCCTTTCCTGAAGTTTTAA
- the NUDT5 gene encoding ADP-sugar pyrophosphatase isoform X3, which yields MDPTGKIRTWETVKRTTRKGQSADGVAVIPVLQRTLHYECIVLVKQFRPPMGGYCLEFPAGLIDDNESPEAAALRELEEETGYKGDVAECSPAVCMDPGLTNCTTHIVTVTINGDDAENVRPKPKPGDGEFVEVISLPKNDLLKRLDALVAEEHLTVDARVYSYALALKHANTKPFEVPFLKF from the exons ATGGATCCTACTGGTAAAATAAG AACTTGGGAAACTGTGAAACGTACAACCAGGAAAGGACAGTCGGCTGATG GTGTGGCGGTCATCCCGGTGCTGCAGCGGACACTTCATTACGAGTGCATCGTTCTGGTGAAGCAGTTCCGACCACCGATGGGAGGCTATTGCCTAGAGTTCCCCGCAG GTCTCATCGATGACAATGAGAGCCCAGAAGCAGCTGCTCTTCGGGAGCTTGAGGAAGAAACTGGCTATAAAGGTGATGTCGCAGAGTGCTCTCCAG CTGTGTGTATGGATCCAGGCTTGACAAACTGTACCACACACATCGTGACAGTAACTATTAACGGAGATGATGCTGAAAATGTGAGACCTAAACCAAAGCCAG GAGACGGAG AATTTGTCGAAGTAATTTCCTTACCAAAGAATGACCTGCTGAAGAGACTTGATG CTCTGGTAGCTGAAGAACATCTGACAGTGGACGCCAGGGTCTACTCCTATGCTCTGGCACTGAAGCATGCAAACACGAAGCCGTTTGAAGTGCCTTTCCTGAAGTTTTAA